AATCGACGATGCCAAATACCGGTGCATGCGGTCCAACTGCCATCCCTGCCAAAATATAAAAGGGAACGACCGAGAATCGTAGCTTGCTTGCCAGCAGCCCTGCCAGCGCAACAAGCAGCACGGCAATCCCAATCTCAAATACAATGTAATCCATTAGCCGCTCCCCCTTTCAAGCAGCTCCTTCAACGCCACGATGCCATTACGCTCACCAGCAATCACGAGTGTTGTACCTTGTTGCAGCACATATTCCGGTCCCGGAATAATCCGCTGCTCCTTTTCGCCGATGCCTGCGATGATCACGGCGCCCGTCTGCTCACGAATCGACAGCTCGCCAATCGTTTTGCCGATGCAATGCGTGCCCGTCTTGAGCTTATACCACTCAATACTTAGTTTTGAAATGGATAGTTCTGCCTTTTCGAGTGCACTCGGCTGATAGCTCATGCCACCGATAATGCTCGCCAGCTGCCGCGCCTCATGATCATTCAGCGTCATCACCAGCTCGTGATCGTCTGGACTGGACACCGGATTGCGGTATACCTCACGCTTGCCGTCCTCATGGACAACGATCGCCACCTGATCACGATCGTCCGTTTCCACTACAAATTTCCTTCCAATACCGGGCAAGTCCGTTTCACGAATATTCGCCATACTTCCCCCTCCTTTTTCTCTAAAATTGAACATACTGACACATGAAAATGCTTGCATATAAACAGCATGCCTCTTTACCTAATACGCAGCACCTATGTGATGGTTTCAAGAAAATGCTCATTTTCGACCAATTTTGTGCAAAAAAGACCAAAAAACCCGATTTCGCCTACAACGTAGACAAAATCGGGTTTTTATCACTCCACTTAAAATGGATATAATTACCATTCGAAACCAAGAAAAGCATTGCTGTATCTAGTCTGCTTTATCCTAATACCGAGATGCAGGTAAATAGGTTAAATCAGAAAGGATATTGCGTCAGTGTGAATACCTCGATATCAGGCAGTTTTTCGCGTCCGTTCAGGTCCTGAAGCTCGATCATGAATGCTGCGCCCACTACGTTGCCGCCCACTTCACGGATCAGGTTAACACATGTTGCGATCGTACCACCAGTTGCCAGCAGATCGTCTGCGATCAGTACGTTTTGACCCGGTTGAATAGCATCCACGTGCATCGCTAGTACATCTTTACCGTATTCCAGTGCGTATTCCGCTTGAATCGTTTTGTACGGCAGTTTGCCCGTTTTACGAATCGGAATAAAACCTACACCAAGAGCATAAGCCAGTGGCGCGCCCACGACAAAGCCGCGCGCTTCTGGTCCAGCGATTACATCAATTTTCAGGTCTTTCAGCATCGCTTTCAGTTCGTCGATCGACTGTTTGTAAGCCTCGCCATTTTGCAGCAGTGTAGTAATATCCTTGAAGCTGATTCCGGGCTGCGGAAAATCGGGAATCACACGAATATGCTCTTTAAAATCCAAAAAAATCTCCTCCTAAAATTAGCGTTTATGATACGCCTTGCATACGGGAAATCATCCATGAAGTCAATTGCGGCAGATCACTTTCACATAACATATATTCCATCTCAGCCAGCTCGCCAAGCTCCCGGTACAGCTGTGAGCTGTGTAGTGGACGTTTCGCTGGAGCTGTATTCATCTGTACGGTGCCATTTTGGCGGACAATGAACTCCAACTCCTCGAACACATCCAGCATCATTTGTACCATGCGTACCGAGCTGGACGTTTTTTGACTCAGGTAAGGAACAAGCTTACTCTCGTCCGACATGTGCTGACTGCTTTTGGAAAGCCAGCCGTAGATCAGCTTGAAGATGTCGCGGTCGGGAATTTGCAGCCGTTCCTGCTGGTTCGGCGGGTCATGCAGCAAAATGATATTTTCCAGCGATGTGAATGTGGTAAACATATGATCCAACTGCTGAATATGCGCCGGTAATGATAACAGACATAATGTGCGTATGGCTTCTGCCCCATGCTGTATGGAGACATGATTGCAAGCCGCAATATCAACCTGTCTATCATAACCCCAAAGGGATACATCAGACAATTGGCTTTTTAAAGTTTCGGCACGTTTTTCATCGCAAAGGACACCAAGCTGCCCACTTTCCACTGCCATATAACGCGACCATTTGCTGCGAATCTGCTGCAAATTGCGATCCCATTGCCCAGAACCGCGTCGATCCCACACCTGTAAGCCCGGCACAGCAAGGTCCTGCACCATCAGCTGCGGCTTGCGATTGCCACGCCATTCGTTGATACTCGTCTCTGCGAGTACATCAATCACATCGCCCTCACTCAGCAGCTCTGCTAGCTCTCCTTTGCCAAATGCCACACCTTCGATCATGCTACCGTCTTGCTCTACCACGAGTCGCAAATGATCCGATGTTTTACCAATCGCTTTTGCCTGCGAAACGGTAACGCCACGCAGCACGATTTTGGGTAGCGGGTTGTTCATCCCAAACGGAGCTAACCGATCCAGTTCCTCCACTGCTGCTAGTGTCAGCTGATCAATGCGACCTTCGTAGTCGGCTTCCGTTTGCGGAATCAAGTCTTCCTCTGTCAGCAGAGTAGCAGCACGCTCATTTAGCTTACGACGGAAGGCATCCAGCTGATCTCTATGTAGGCTCATACCGGCAGCCGATGGATGTCCGCCAAAATGATCCAATACATCTTCACAATCCAGCAGCGCACGATAGATATCATAGCCTGCAATCGAACGAGCAGAGCCTTTGCTCATTCCCGTTTCAGGATTAATGCCTAATACGATGGTTGGGCGATAGTAGCGATCCAGCAGCTTAGAGGCAACAATACCAACCACGCCCGGATTCCAACCTTCACCCGCTACCACAATCACATCAGGAACACCGCGTGGATACTGATCTTTTTCCGATTCCAGCATCGCAATCGCTTCCTGCACCATTCGATTGACCAGTTCCTGACGAGACTTGTTGAGTTGATCCAGCTCAAAGGAAATCCGATCCGCCAGACTCATATTTTCTGTAGTCAGCAGCTCGACCGCTCGGCTAGCATGCTCCATCCGCCCACTCGCATTAATACGCGGTGCCATGGCAAAGGCAATACTGGTTGCCGACATTTGCGACGGATCGATAGCTGCGATATTCATCAGCGCCCGCACACCGGGAAACGCACTGTTTTTCATATGCTCTACACCGATACGTACCATCATCCGATTCTCGTCTTCCAGCGGCATCAGATCAGCGACCGTGCCGATTGATACAATTTCCAGCCATGCTTCCGGCACGTTATCCATACCGAGCAGTGCCTGAGCCAGCTTGTACGCGACCCCAACACCAGCCAGTCCCTTGAATGGATACTTACAATACGGCAGCTTCGGATTCACCAGTGCAACCGCCTGTGGCAATTCAGCTGGTGGTTCGTGGTGATCTGTTACAACTACGTCGATACCGAGATCATTCGCGTGTGCAATCTGCTCCACTGCGCTAATCCCGGTATCCACCGTTATAATGAGCGTGATGCCCTGCACATGTGCCTGATCCAGCGCATGGTTATGCAGCCCATAGCCTTCTTTGGAACGATGCGGAATATACATATCAAAATCGGCATGCAAATGACGTAGCAGCTGGATCATCAGCGACGTGCTAGATACACCATCTGCATCATAATCGCCATAAATCCAAATTTTCTCTCTGCGCTCCAGTGCTAATCGAATCCGATCGACCGCTTCCTGCATACCTGCTAATAGAAACGGATCATGGCTCGCCGTACGGCTACCTTCTAGAAAGGCTTCGGCTTCCGAAACAGTCGTGTAGCCGCGACCGCTCAACAAGGCTGCGGTCAACGGAGCAATACCTAATTCACGGCTAAGCTGCTGTGCAGCCTGCTGATCCGGTGTCGTCACATTCCAGTGATATTGTGAATGAATCATGATGTTCCTCCTTCAGTGAAGCATTCCGTCTCCTGAGCGTCCTTCGCTACGAGTCCATTCGTAGTTGGACTTGTACGGATAACCGCCATTGTACGGGACAACCTGTACATGGACATGGCTAACGTGGGTAAATCGAGTCAAAAGTAGATTTTTGGCATAATCGGCAATCTCGGCAGCTGCCTGCACGGTAATCTGTGGATTCACGCCGATCACCAGCTCAATATGCACGCCATCTTGCTGCTCCTGTGCCTGTAGCTGTTCGACAGTGATCACGCCCTGTACGCGCTGTACCGTCTCCATATAGTCGCTAGCATCCTGCTGTTCCATCGTATGCACCAACCGCCCATAGATGGACTGACGCGCCAGCACATACCCCTGACGCCACAAAATCATACCTACGATAATCGCTGAGATCGGCTGTACATAATACAGTCGGTCCTGCTGCAATTCGAGCGCAGCAATTGTACCGAGCAATCCTGCCAGTACGACAATCGAGCAGTACAACGAATAGCGGTGGGTATCTACCATTTCCGTCAATGTGGTACTGTTCATTTTGCTCACATACCGATAGCGATACCGAAATATACCTTCATTCACCGCCATCGCCAAAAATACAAGTACAATCGCAAATGGCTTCGGTTCTGCCATTTCGTCTGCCATCATATCGCGAATCGCCGAAATGGCAATCTCTAGACCACCAAGCAACAGCAGCACAGTCATCACCATATGAGCAAAAGGCGCACCTGTACTGCCACTTCCCGATGATACCTCAACCGGTTGCCGTCTACGCGCTCGCTGATGATCCTGTCCAAATACACGATCAGTCAATTGGCGAGCTGTTGCTGCCGCCGTATATAACGCATCTCCGATCAGCGCCTTATTCATGGCAAGGTATCCGGTTACACCTTTCACGATTGCCAGAAGCAAACCAGTTAACAGCGATGTCCAAAATACCTTTTCCTGCTGCCGGACAAACTTATTCTCCATTGCGTTCCTCCTAAGACGAAAGGAAGCCGCGTCAATAGCTGGACGCGGCTTCAACAATCGAAAGCTTACAGGTTTACGCCGGGTTCGACGCTTTTTTCGCTTTTGGCTTTTGTTTATTTTTCAGTACCAGCCAGAGCGGACTCGCGATAAAGATCGAGGAGTACGCACCAAATGCCAGACCGATCATCATAGCAAGTGAGAACATACGAATCGACTCACTACCCATGATGAACAGGAACAGACACGCGATAAATACAGTCAGTACGGTATTCAGGGAACGGGTCATGGTCTGAGAAATACTTTTGTTAACAATGGTAGCTACATCGCTGCCTTTTTTCTGCTTCGAGAATCTCAAATTCTCACGAATACGGTCAAAGATAACGATCGTATCGTTCAGCGAGTAACCAATAATGGTCAGTACCGCTGTAATAAAGGTCAGATCGACTTCCAAGCGGAAGATTGAGAAGACCGAGATGACGAGAAACGCATCATGCAGCAATGCTACAACAGATGCAACCGCAAACCGCCATTCAAAACGAATCGTTACGTAAATGATAATACCGATACTGGCAAGCAGTACGGCATAGATCGCGTTACGCTCCAACTCTTTGGCAATTGCCGGATCAACGGTATTTACTTCAAAGGAAGCGCCGCTATCCAGTTGCTTGGTGAATGCTTCTTTCAGCTGATTTTCCTGCGTATCCGTCAATACTGTTTCGAAACGGATCGACATTTTGCCGCCGCTACCAATATTGATACTTGGATCATTAGAGAAATTCAGTTTATCGACCACAGGCTGAACTTCTGCCTCTGTCAATTGCTTGGTTAATGTAATATCCACATTGGAACCGGAACGGAAGTCAACGCCATAATTTAAACCGAGCGTTGCCAGTGAAATAATACCGGCAATGGTCACAATAATGGAGAATGTGTAGAAATACTTGCTCAGCTTAACAAAATCATAATTCCATTTAAAGCGCATTGCGTTCACTCTCCTTTACGCCGAAATACTCCGGTTTGTCGATCAGTCTTCCCTTAACAAGTAGGGACAACAGATAACGGGAGAAGAACAAGTTACTTGCAATACTTACGATAATGTTAAAGATCAGAACGAGGGCAAAACCACGTACTGCACCTGTACCCAGACCGAACATAACCGCGGCTGCGATAATCGTAGTCAACTGGGCATCCATAACCGTACCAAAGGAGCTGCGGCTACCGGATTTGAATGCGGACGAGATGCTCTTGCCGTTAATGATCTCATCCTTGATCCGTTCAAATGTAATGATATTGGCATCGACGGCCATCCCGACCCCTAATATGAAGGCGGCAATACCCGGCAATGTCAGTGTAAAGTCACCAGCGATAAAGATCATCAATGTCAGCCAGATGTACACGATAATACAGAAACCGGAGATCAGACCCGGTACACGGTATACAAGAACCATGAACAACAGAATGACGATGGATGCAGCGATACCTGCACGCAGTGTATCTGTCAAAGATTGCTGACCCAGCGAAGCGCCAACACTTTGCGAATACACTTCTGTCAGTTTCAGTGGCAGTGCGCCCAGATTGATCTGGTCTTTTAGCTGCTGTGCTTCCTCGTTAGTATAGTTACCAGAGATACTTGCCGTACCATCTGTCAGCTCTGCACGTACAATCGGTGCAGACAACAGAGTATCATTCAGGAAAATTGCCAGCGGCTGATTGATCAGACGTTTGGTGATTTCCGCGAATTTGTCGGCGTCTTTGACTTGAATCGTAATTTGAGGCTGATTCAAGGAATCATAGGAAACAGCTGCGCCGTTCTCCTTGAAATCGTCCCCTTTAAGTTCCACTTTACAATATACTTTCAATGGATCTTCATTGGCATAAGTATCGGACGTAGCAGATGAAGTGACACCTGGACTCGGCGTAACCTCTACTGCCGGTGTCGATTCCGCACTTTGTGTCGTTACCGTGTTGCTGTCGGAATTGCTCTTACTGTCTGCAGATCCGCTCGATTTGCTTGTTGTGTTACTGCTTTTTTCCGTGGACGACGTTGACTTGTCCGAGGACTTTTGGCTGGAAGTATCGGTCGAGCATCCAGACATACTGCGGAACGTCAACTCTGCCGGTTCCTTCATCGTTTGGCGAACGGTAGCTTCATCCGTTACACCGGCGATGCGAAGGCGAATCCGGTCGGTTCCTTCCGTGGTAATCTCGGGCTCACTTGTACCGAGCGCATTCGCGCGCTGCTCCAGACTTTTTGCAGTCTGAATCAGGGATTCCCTAGTGACTGCTTCCCCTTGCGTGGTTGGCGTAGCCTGATACAAAATCTCAAAACCGCCTTTAAGATCCAATCCCAAACGGATGTCTTTAAACAGCGGGGTCGTTGCGCCGATAATGCCGGCTACGACCAGTATGACGACTACGAAACTGATGACTCTTTTCATCCCGTATGTGGTTCCCCTTTCATTCTCAATATTCCTATTATATCGGTGACACAAATGACAGTCAATTTACCGGTGGTCGACAAAACAAACAAGCTGATGCCAGTAAAACACCGGCCCCAGCTTCCCATTGGTCCAATGAATTTGCTTATCCTGATGTGAACAAAATCTTACAATTCCCGGTCGTCTCACTGCTGACCGCTATCCGTCACGTTTCCCCCTTACCGTACGGTATTACCATTTTTCCGCTTCTTTATACGAGGACATTGTGAGATAATTCATCAGCTGATTGGGCTTCATCGACAAAATATCGTTGACCAGCGCATACAACCGCGGCATTCCCTGCTTTTCATACTTGCTGTTCAGGCAATCCCATAATTCCTCGGAAGTAATCTGCTCATAGCCGAGCATTTTGAACTCTTCGATCTTGCTTTGGCATAGCGAGTCGATCAGTTCCGTCAGCTCTGCATTGCTCATTTCATCCATGTCCACCAGCTACCTTCCTGTAATAAGCTTCAAAATCGCGTTCTGTTCACATTGACCGCTGCCGGATCATCTCCTTGTCCAGCGCACAATACACCCTGTACCTTTCGGCAGGGAAATGGCGAATTCCTGCTATTGTTCATAAACTTTACATATAAAAATCAGGAATGTGCACTCCTTTTAAGGAATCAGCACATATACGACGTACAAGGAAGCTATAAAGAGCGATACCAAGGTCAATGGCAACCCAATACGCAGAAACTCTACATACCGCAGTCGCTGATTCTCGCGTTCAGCCATGGATGCTGCGATCAGACCAGCTGCGGAGCCGAGTAAGGTTCCACTGCCTCCGATGCCCGCACCGAGCGCTAGCGCCCACCAGATCGGATGAAGCACACTCACTGATTCCGCATCCATCTGTACACCCGTTTCCTGTACTAGCGGAATCATGACCGCAATCCACGGCATATGATCCATCGCCATCGACAGCAGCCCAGTAATCCATAGCAAAATCAGCGCAATCCATGTCATACTGCCATTGGTCAACTCAATTAGCGCTGTCGCTCCAGTCGTGATCCAGCCGGATTGTACAAGTCCACTTGCAATAATGAACAATCCGGCAAAAAAGAGCAAGGTTCCCCATTCCAGCTGCTTCATCATGGCACCTGTTCGGATGCCTGCCAGCATTCCCAGCGGCAGGATCACTACCGCACCAGCTGCGGCAATCCAGCCCGGCTTCCATCCAAGCGAAGGCGCCACAATCAATAAGAGTATGGTCAATACAAATACTGCCAGAATCGCTTCCCGACTTCCTCGCCGCGCCTTCTTCTGCTCCTCCTGCGGATGGATGATATTCCAATCCTTCGGTTGCAGCATCAACGGCTGAAAACGCAGACTTTTATAATAAACAAGCCAAATGAACAACATTTGAATAACGAGCAGCAAGGCAATAATCGGACCTAACACTTCAATAAATGTCATAAACGTCAATTGCGGATTGGCAGTACCGATCCACATATTACTAGCATGGCCGACAAGCGTCGCTGTTGCCGCCGTATTGCTAACCAGCACCGCTCCAATCAGAAACGGAGCTACTGGCAAACGGCATTCCTTAGCGGTAGATAACAGGATCGGTACAAGCAGTAGCATCGTTGATACTGGATCTAATAATGCTGAACACAACGCTGTTACGACCATAAGCCAAATGAACATCCATGCTGGGCGCCCACCACTTATCCGTAGCACAAGCACCACGAAGCGGTGAATCCAGCCACTGCGTCCAAGCACCGCCGATAGGATCATCATTCCTGTCCATAGTAGCAGCGTATCCCATTGGATATCCATCCATATCCGATTCCAGCCTGCGATACCGAGCAGGAGAAACAACACCGCTGTCACAATCGCAATCAACGCTCGATTCCATTGATCCGTCATCCACAACACATAGGCTACTAGAAATAATAGTATCGCCACCGTAGGCTGCCAGCTCATCATCGCTTCTGTCATCTGCATGGAATCATCCTTTCCGCTATTTGTGATTTATCAATCATGACGCAGCCTGTCCCTATCGTGTATATCGCTATATATCCATTCATCCACATTTACGATTGATAGTAGCTGCAATCAAAATAAAAGGACCTCGCCGAGGCGCAGGTCCGCTTATCTGTTACATGGTTGTCTTTTGCTTATGCTGAATACCTGTCGAGACTTCATATCGTTGGCATTCAGCAAAGAGGGAAATTAGGCTTTTGCAGCCGGAGCAACTGTTTCTTTTGCAGTAGAATGGCTGATTGCTGAACGATCAAACGTCAGCTTCGTTACATCATTCACACGCAGAACGACGATATCGTCTGTGATTTCAACGATGGTGCCGTGTAGTCCACCGATAGTTACCACTTTATCGCCTTTGGACAGCGTATTCAGCATTTGATTACGTTGCTTTTGCTTTTTTTGTTGCGGACGAATTAGTAGGAAGTAAAATACAACAAACATCAATACGAATGGCAGAATCGCTCCCACCAGATTACCTGTACCGCCAGTAGAAGCAGCTAAGTTAAACATGGTATTTCCCCCTTATTAAAATATAAACCGGAAGCCGGTTGCCCGGCACCCGTTGTGTTTCTGCTGCAATGGCTTACGTTTAGAATACGCGTAGTGCTGTATTAAAAGCCTTTGTCATTATCATGCAATCCATACTGGGTGAAGAACTCGTCGCGGAAATCAAGCAGACGGTCGTCCATGATCGCCTGACGCACATTGCGCATCAGATTCAGCAGGAAGTGCAGATTGTGATACGTGGTCAGACGCAAACCAAAAGTCTCGTCTGCCTTGATCAGATGACGCAGATACGCGCGTGAATAATTCTGGCATGTATAGCAATCACAATTCGGGTCCAATGGACCAAAATCGCGCGCATATTTCGCATTACGGACAACAACGCGACCTTCGCTCGTCATCGTTGTACCATTACGAGCAATCCGAGTGGGCAATACACAGTCGAACATATCGACACCACGAATCGAACCTTCGATCAACGCATCTGGTGAACCAACGCCCATCAGATAACGAGGCTTGTTACTTGGTAAAAATGGCACTGTAAAGTCCAAAGCCTGATACATCAAATGCTTCGGCTCGCCAACGCTCAGTCCACCAATAGCATACCCCGGGAAATCCATAGAAGTCAAATCAAGTGCGCTCTGTTTGCGCAAGTCTTCGTGCATACCACCCTGCACAATCGCGAACAGCCCTTGATCATGGGAACGCGTATGACTTTCCAGACAACGTTCTGCCCAGCGAGTCGTACGTTCTAGCGATTGTTTGACGTATTTGTACTCTGCTGGATACGGCGGGCACTCGTCAAACGCCATCATAATATCGGAACCGAGCGCATTTTGGATTTCCATTGCCACTTCTGGCGACAGGAACAGCTTGTCCCCGTTCAAATGGGAGCGAAAATGTACGCCTTCTTCCGTAATTTTACGCATTTCACTCAGACTGAATACTTGAAAACCGCCGCTGTCAGTCAGAATCGGACGATCCCAGTTCATGAATTTGTGCAGCCCGCCCGCTTCACGGATCAGATCATGACCCGGACGCAGGAACAGATGATACGTATTGCTCAAAATAATATGCGCATCCATCTGCTTCAATTCTTCAGGACTCATCGTCTTAACAGTCGCTTGCGTACCTACTGGCATAAAAGCAGGGGTTTCGATCACGCCATGTGGCGTATGCACACGGCCCAGACGAGCGCCAGACTGTTTACACGTTTTAATATGTTCGTAACGAATAGGTGATGACATAATGTGTATTCTCTTCCTTCTGCATTCAAATTTCGTATCTTCACAGCAACGATTGTACTGCTTGCATCTATAATGATAACTCCATCGTAAAGGATACAGCGGCAGTTCCATCCTGCTTACTTCTTTATTGATCGTTCCAGTGTCCAAAAGTATATCGTATCAAAGTCGAACCACAAAAAAACAAGGTGGCACCGACATTTTATTATACCGGAGCCACCCTATTTCGCACAAGCTATGTTTATCTGAATATATCAATTTCAATGTCCACTTCGACATTGATTTCAGCAGCTTCTGCCTACTACCCTGTTATACTCCTAGCAATCAATAAATAAACATCGCATCGCCAAAGCTAAAGAACCGATATTCTCGCTCAATCGCCTCGTGATACGCCGCCATAATATGATCTCGTCCTGCCAATGCACTGACCAGCATCACCAGCGTCGATTTAGGCAAATGGAAGTTGGTAATCATCGCATCCACCAGACCAAAGGTATGACCCGGATAAATGAAAATCTGCGTCCAGCCGCTTGTCGCTTCCAGCGGTTTACCAGCAAAGTCCCGTGCTACCGTTTCCAGCGTACGTGCCGAAGTGGTACCGACCGCTACAATACGCCCGCCACGTGCTTTTGTTTCATTGATCAGTGTTGCTGTTTCGGCAGGTAGGGAATAATACTCCTCATGCATCACATGATCCTCTACCGTCTCCACGCTCATCGGACGAAACGTGCCCAGTCCCACATGCAGTGTCACAAAGCCTACCGACACGCCTTTAGCACGAATCTGATCCAACAGCTCTGTCGTAAAGTGAAGCCCTGCTGTCGGAGCAGCTGCTGAGCCTTCATTTTTGGCATACACCGTCTGATAACGCTCACGGTCATCCAATGTTTCCTTAATGTAAGGAGGCAATGGCATTTCACCCAGTCGATCGAGAATCTCTTGGAAAATCCCTTCATAGCGGAACGACAGGACACGCATTCCCATATCGCCTTCTTCTTCAATCACTGCTTCCAGCTCATCACTAAAATGAATAACAGCGCCGGGCTTGATCTTTTTACCCGGTTTCACCAGCGCTTCCCAGCGGTCGCCTTCCAATTGGGTTAGCAGTAAAATCTCTGCCTTCGCGCCCGTATCCTTTTTCGTACCAAACAGACGAGCCGGAATCACACGCGTATCGTTCAGAATCAGCGTATCGCCTTCATGCAAATAATTCAAAATATCACCAAAATGCTCATGTCGCGTTTCGCCGCTTTGTTTGTTCAGCGTCAGCAAACGTGATGCTGTTCTGTCTTTGAGTGGAACCTGTGCAATCAGACGTTCCGGTAATTCAAAATCATATACATCTACTTTCATTGTTCATTTATCCCTTCACGATATCTACATTATGATAATAATGCTGCAAAATATCTTTGTAATTCGATCCCTTGTCCGCCATGCCCTTAGCACCCCATTGCGACATGCCCAGTCCATGCCCGTTGCCCTGACCGGTAAACAGGAAGCCTCCCGCCTCGGTCACTCGTGCGTTGCCATCGCCGTTCATAATCACTGTACTAGATGTACCTTTGCCTTGACCGGAAGCACCGAGCAAGATCGTTCCAGCAGCGCTCAGCTCATCCTGTGCACTACCGGAACCGATCACCGTGTATTTATCTGTACTGACCACATCGAACAAAGTACTTGGCAATCCGTTCAATGCTGAGCGGAATACATCTGGATATTTAACCGCAACTACACTGCCATTGACCTTGATCTGTGTTACGCGACCAGATGGACCACGTTCAGTAATTTGAATCGATGTGATCGTAGAAGGCAGACTAGACGTTGTTTTGCCTTTTAAAGTCGCCAGCAGCTGTGCTGACGTGTATGGTCCTCTGATCCATTGATAACTGTTCGATTCCGGTACTACCTCCAATACGGTTGCTGTATCACCCGGATTCAATTGGGCAACCGCCTGTACATTACTCTGTACGACAGGCATTTTGCGCACATTCGTATTTTTGGTCGTTACCGTCATGGTATCCAAACCGGCATCGGTTATATTGCCGGTCAGTTTCACATTATCTTCGCGTACATAACCAGAGCTTCCGTTGTTCAGCAGTACATGGTACCACTTTTTCAACGAAGCCTGAGCTGCTTCATCCGCCTGTGAATCGACACTGACAAATACATCGCCGCCACCGTTCCACACTTCTGAGCTGTCTGCACTGGCGCCGCCTGCATTAGCAG
The DNA window shown above is from Paenibacillus sp. JQZ6Y-1 and carries:
- the yajC gene encoding preprotein translocase subunit YajC, which encodes MFNLAASTGGTGNLVGAILPFVLMFVVFYFLLIRPQQKKQKQRNQMLNTLSKGDKVVTIGGLHGTIVEITDDIVVLRVNDVTKLTFDRSAISHSTAKETVAPAAKA
- a CDS encoding SLC13 family permease, which gives rise to MQMTEAMMSWQPTVAILLFLVAYVLWMTDQWNRALIAIVTAVLFLLLGIAGWNRIWMDIQWDTLLLWTGMMILSAVLGRSGWIHRFVVLVLRISGGRPAWMFIWLMVVTALCSALLDPVSTMLLLVPILLSTAKECRLPVAPFLIGAVLVSNTAATATLVGHASNMWIGTANPQLTFMTFIEVLGPIIALLLVIQMLFIWLVYYKSLRFQPLMLQPKDWNIIHPQEEQKKARRGSREAILAVFVLTILLLIVAPSLGWKPGWIAAAGAVVILPLGMLAGIRTGAMMKQLEWGTLLFFAGLFIIASGLVQSGWITTGATALIELTNGSMTWIALILLWITGLLSMAMDHMPWIAVMIPLVQETGVQMDAESVSVLHPIWWALALGAGIGGSGTLLGSAAGLIAASMAERENQRLRYVEFLRIGLPLTLVSLFIASLYVVYVLIP
- the queA gene encoding tRNA preQ1(34) S-adenosylmethionine ribosyltransferase-isomerase QueA, coding for MKVDVYDFELPERLIAQVPLKDRTASRLLTLNKQSGETRHEHFGDILNYLHEGDTLILNDTRVIPARLFGTKKDTGAKAEILLLTQLEGDRWEALVKPGKKIKPGAVIHFSDELEAVIEEEGDMGMRVLSFRYEGIFQEILDRLGEMPLPPYIKETLDDRERYQTVYAKNEGSAAAPTAGLHFTTELLDQIRAKGVSVGFVTLHVGLGTFRPMSVETVEDHVMHEEYYSLPAETATLINETKARGGRIVAVGTTSARTLETVARDFAGKPLEATSGWTQIFIYPGHTFGLVDAMITNFHLPKSTLVMLVSALAGRDHIMAAYHEAIEREYRFFSFGDAMFIY
- the tgt gene encoding tRNA guanosine(34) transglycosylase Tgt: MSSPIRYEHIKTCKQSGARLGRVHTPHGVIETPAFMPVGTQATVKTMSPEELKQMDAHIILSNTYHLFLRPGHDLIREAGGLHKFMNWDRPILTDSGGFQVFSLSEMRKITEEGVHFRSHLNGDKLFLSPEVAMEIQNALGSDIMMAFDECPPYPAEYKYVKQSLERTTRWAERCLESHTRSHDQGLFAIVQGGMHEDLRKQSALDLTSMDFPGYAIGGLSVGEPKHLMYQALDFTVPFLPSNKPRYLMGVGSPDALIEGSIRGVDMFDCVLPTRIARNGTTMTSEGRVVVRNAKYARDFGPLDPNCDCYTCQNYSRAYLRHLIKADETFGLRLTTYHNLHFLLNLMRNVRQAIMDDRLLDFRDEFFTQYGLHDNDKGF